The nucleotide window CCAAAATAATATTTCAATTCCTTTGATGGATGGCAGCCCAAAGTCAGATTTATTGTTCCCCGAAATTGCTTTGAATAGTGGCTTGGGAATAACATTAGCAATGACTTTTATGCTCGGTTTAATTGCTGCAGCTTATAGTAGCGCTGACAGTGCACTTACATCCCTAACAACTTCCTTTTGTATTGATTTCTTGGATATTGAGAGAAAGGATTTATCCAAGCAAAAAGGCTTGAGAAAAAGGGTTCACATTGCAATGAGTGTCGTATTGGTTATAGTTATTATAATATTTAAATATGTCTTAAGTAGAAACGTGATAGACAGTTTACTCGTAGTGGCAGGTTATACTTATGGGCCTCTACTTGGGCTATTTGCCTTTGGAATCATTTCCAAAAGAAAAGTAAAGGACAAATGGGTTTGGGTCGTTGCTGTTTTCTCGGTAGTTATTTCAGCAATACTGGGTTCAATTAAACCTGAAAATTTAGGCGGTTATGTTATCGGTTACGAATTGTTGCCTATAAATGGTTTATTAACTTATCTCGGTTTAGTATTGATCAGTAGAAAGCAAAACGAGCGTACAAGCTGATTCAAATGCTATTCCATTCCCATCTAAGATTCTAAAGAATTCTGGATTTTCAGCCCCTGGATTAAAAATAATTCGCTTAGGTTTTAGCCCAATTAAATAATCATAAAATTGTTTTTGGCGCTGCGCATTCATATACATTGTAATTGTATCAATGCCGGAATATTGAATTAATTCAGTATCAATCTCAACACCACTTACAGTGCCTTTTCTTAAACCAAAAGCCACAACGTTGTGACCTGAACTTACCAATCTTGTAATTGCAAAATTTGAGTATCTATGGGGCTTCACGGATGCACCGAAGACTAAAGTTTTCTTTTTCAAAATGTTAAAATAATGTTAACGGAATATGTAGGCAGTAACAATAGCCAAAAATAATCGTCTACACAGTAACAACCTAATCATTCATCAATCAATCAATCAAAAATGAACAGACTAATACTCTTGGTCGTCATGCTCATGCCGACCTTTTTTTTCGCAAACAATGGAGAAGTACGCACCGGAACCATAAAAGGAAAAGTTATTGATGCGTCCATCAATCAACCGCTCCCATATGTAAATGTCGTAATAAAAAATAATGAAAATGAAATTGTTACAGGCGGAATTACAACTGACGACGGAAGCTTTGAAATTAAAAAGGTACCCGAAGGCAACCTAACAGTAAACATTCAGTATATAGGTTATAAAACTATCGCTAGACCAGTGGAAATTGGAAATGGCCATTATAATATTGACCTCGGAAATGTTATTCTTGAGGAGGATATTTCTAGTTTAGATGAAGTCACAGTTGTTGCTGAAGTGTCGACCATTGAACAAAAAGTAGACAGAAAGGTAATAAATATTGGAAAGGATTTAACAACTACCGGTCCTACGGCTTCAGACATAATGAATAATCTACCTTCTGTTAACGTGGATCAACAAACTGGAGAAATCAGTTTGAGAGGAAACCAAAACGTTCGAGTAATGGTCGACGGGAAAATATCAAATATTCCTGCAGCACAACTCTTGAAACAGATTCCATCAACATCTATAAAACAAATTGAATTGATCACTAATCCCTCAGCCAAATACAATCCAGATGGTATGAGCGGTATTATAAATATTGTTTTACACAAAAATGCAAATGTTGGATTTAATGGAAATGCCACTGTAGGATACACTATCGATATTAAACCAAAATTCAATGGTTCAATAGATATGAATTATAGAAATGGCAAACTAAATTTCTTCGGAAATTACGGTACTAATTTCGGCGACAGAATAAATTGGGGATCTATCGATAGAATCGAGCAAGACATTACCCAACGTATTAACATATTAAACAATAATGAATCTCATCTTTATAAAGTTGGGTTAGATTATTACATAACCGAGAAACACACCCTTTCAGTTTTTACAAGTCAAAATTCCTATAGTGGAGGGGTGGTCGGAAACACAAGAATATTGTATAATAATGACCCTAGTCTTAATCAAATTCAGTCTATTGACAACTCTAACGATAATAATTCTGGTCAATACAACCTAGATTATAAAATAGATTTTGAAAAAGAAGGCCATAATATAGAGTTCGAAGCTGATTACAATCGTTTCAAATCCGATTCTAGGACAGACAATTTATATAACGCAGGTAATTTAAGGCCTGATTTCATTGAATTCAATGATACCGAACGAAATACAACAACGCTCAATTTAGACTATGTAAATCCATTATCTGATAAGAGTAAACTAGAGCTTGGGTTACAAGCAATCCTTTTTGATACGGACCTTATCTACGAATCTGATGGTAGAAACCAGGATGAAAATGGAAATTATTTCCCATCCCTTACCTCCTTTAATTATAAAAGAGATATTTATTCTGCTTATGCCACTTTTGGTAATAAATTGGAAAAGTGGACCTATCAAATTGGGTTAAGGGCCGAGCAAGTCAACGTTGATGCGAATGCATTAACTACCAATTTAGATGATAATACAACAGAGGATAGCTTTTTTGAAAATGACTATTTTCAAATTTACCCTTCGGCCTATTTAACCTACTCTCCATCTGAGAAAAATTCCTATCAATTGTCTTATAGCAGAAGAATTGATAGACCTGGAGTTGGACAAGTAAATCCTGTTCCAGAATTCACAACACCATTGATAACTCAGATCGGTAACCAGGCGTTGGAACCTCAATTTACAAATTCAATTGAATTGAATTATACCCGAAATATGAAAAAGGGAAGTATTACAGCGGGCGTATTCTATAGAGCTATTGAGGATGAGATAAATTTTGCAGTTTTAGTAGACAGAGCTGATTTAAACAGAATTATCTTAACAAGTGAAAATTTCGACAACACTTCATCTTATGGTTTTGAACTTTCATCAAATTATAGGCCAACAAAGTGGTGGAGCATAAATGGAAGTTTTGATCTGTTTTCCCAAACACAAAAAAGTATAACAGAACGTTTAGATCCTTCTGTACCAAACCCTACGGTAGATGATATTATCCTAGAAGTGGTAGAAGTTGATAACGTTGCTTGGAATCTCAGACTATTCAATAACTTCAAAGTAACTAACAAACTTTCCTTTTCAGCCTTTGGATTTTACCGAGGGAAAAACCAAAGTATTCAATTTGAAATGGAGCCAATGTATTTTGTAAATATAGGAATGAGATACAATTTCTTAAAGGATAATCGAATGACGTTAAGCATAAATTACAATGATATTTTCAATACAATGGAATCAAGAATTGTAGGCCAAAGACCTTTCCGCCAAAGAGCTGAATTTAATTGGGAAAGTCAAACCTTTTATGCAGGTCTGTCATACCGATTCGGTGGAGGAAAATTCAGAGCAAAATCTAGAAAAAATAGAGATGATAATACAAAAGATGGTGGTGGAGGATTCTTTTAGTAATCTTTTTAATAGTCCTCATAATAGTTGATGGTTAGTGTTAGTGAAGGCTATTAAATAAAAAGCCTGGGCAAAAACCCAGGCTTTTATCAAATTTTATAATAAAATGTTAAATTTTAAATAGTTATGCAACAAATTAACAAATTAGGCGTTATATATAGAGAGAGATTTTATTTTAACTTCACTTTTAATTAATTTGAATTAGCCTTCATCAATTAAAATCGAAAAAATAGAATCCATATAAAAGCCTGAACTCCTGTTCAGGCTTTGTGTTAATTAGGAGTTAAATTTATTTTCCGGTGAAATAAAAATCAACTTTTTACGTCTATAATATAGGTGATAAGTTTTTTAAAGTTAATCAACTATAAAAATTCACTGTTTTATAGTTTTTAGTGTTAGTTAAGGTTGGTTAATAGCTGAAAAACCCGAAACGAAACGTTTCGGGTTTTTTTAATCCCCCTAATACCATATTGAAGGGTTTTTAGGTTAAGTTATATTTTACCATTTAACGATGACACTACCCCAAGTGAAACCGCTACCAAATGCAGCAAGGACTACTAAATCTCCGTTATTAATTGCACCATTTTCCCAAGCCTCACTCAATGCAATAGGTATTGAAGCAGCAGTAGTATTTCCATAATACATGATGTTATTATAAACTTGGTCATCAACTAGGCCAAATTTTCGCTGTATAAATTGAGAAATCCTCAGGTTGGCCTGATGTGGAATTAACAAGTCAATATCATTTTTCGAAAGTCCATTTGCCTCTAAACCTTCCATAATTACTTCAGAAAATCGCTGTACAGCATGTTTAAAAACGAATTGACCATTCATATAGGGATAATAACTTTCATCGTTAGGATCGTTATCTTTCAATATATCAGACACCCATCGAGTCCCCATTCCAGGTGCTTTTAAAACCAATTCTTCGGCATGTTCACCTTCTGAATGTAAATGGGTGGATAATATACCCCTACTTTCATCTTCTTCCCTGCTCAAAATTACCGCACCGGCTCCATCTCCGAAAATAACAGTAACACCGCGACCACGGGTTGTTTTATCAAGACCTTTACTATGGAGTTCGCTGCCTATAACTAATATATTCTTGTACATCCCTGTTCGAATAAACTGGTCTGCCACTGAAATACCATATACAAAACCTGAACATTGATTTCGGACGTCTAAAGCCCCGACAGTTTTTAATTCCAAATCTTTTTGAACTTGAACCCCAGGCCCAGGAAAATACATATCAGGGCTTAGAGTTGCAAACACAATAAAATCGATATCATTTTTATCAATCCCCGAGCGTTCAATTGCAATTTTTGCAGCTTTAACACCCATTGATGCAGTGGTATCGTCACTCCCAGGGTCAATCCATCTCCTTTCTTTTATCCCAGTCCGCTCTTGAATCCATTCGTCACTTGTATCCATCATTTTAGACAAATCCTCATTTGTAACAACGTTGGAGGGTACATAATGGCCAACACCACTTATTTTGGAACGGTACATACCTTAAATTTTCATTTCTTCCTATCAGTTAAAAATACAACTTTTTTTAGGTAAAAAATCTCTCCTTAAGCAACCTTTCACGCTTTTTTCAATGAATGTGTTAAGAAATATGTTCTTTGCCAAAATTCAAGTAAATTTAAAGCTTAATCTAAATTTCAGTTTCATGAAACATGTATTTACACTTCTGTTTTTACTTTACGGTTTTTCCATCTTCGCACAGGATGGTTTAGAATACCAGAAACCTCCAAAAGAAATTTTAAATCTTGTCGATGTTTCTTTAGCGCCTAACGTGCGGATAGATCATAAGGGTGAGAATATGGTCCTTCTATACAGAGACCAGTTTAAATCTATCGATGAATTGTCTGAAACTGAATTACGGTTGGCGGGTCTTAGAATCAATCCAATTACAAATATTGGCAGTAGAACTCGCTATTTTAACAATGTCCAAGTTCAAAAAGTTGGGGAACAAAATCCTATTCAAGTATCCGGACTTCCAATTAGTTCTAGATTGTCAAACTTCTCTTGGTCTCCAAATGAAAGTAAAATGACATTTTTAAACACAGAAAAAACAGGTGTTTCTTTATGGGTCATGGACATAGCTACAGCAACAGCCAAAAAATTAACAGATGCAACTATTAATGCAAATTCAAGAGATGCAGTTAATTGGTTAAATGACAATGAACTAATCGTGAAGATGTTAGCCGAGGACCGTAAAGATTTGATTAATACAGCTGAAGCAGTTCCTGCAGGACCAACTGTTTCAGTAAGCGATGGCACTAAGGCACAAAACAGAACCTACCAAGACTTACTAAAAAATCCCAATGATGAATTCAATTTTGAACAGTTATCAAGATCTGAGCTTGTATTGATAAATCTTTCAGGCATAGTAAACCCATTTTTACCAGCAGACATGTATCGAAGTGTTAATGTCTCTCCAGATAAAAACTATGTAATGATCTCAACGATTAAGAAGCCTTTCTCATATTTGGTTCCATACAGCAGGTTTCCTTATGAAACCAACATATATAAATCTAACGGAACATTAGTTGCCAAGGTTAATGATGTCCCTTTGGATGAAGTTCGGCCAAAAGGCTTTATGGCAGAACGTATGGGAAAAAGAGACATGGGTTGGAGGGCCGATAAACCTTCCACTATTTATTGGACAGAGGCCTTAGATAAGGGTGATCCTGAAAACAAAGTTGAGTATAGGGATGCTGTTTATCAATTATCCTTCCCATTTACTGATACGCCTGAGCTTTTATTTAAAACTCCCCAGCGATTCTCAGGTATCCAATGGGGTAATTCAGAAACAGCAATAGTCTATGATATGTGGTGGGATACCAGAAATGCTAAGACCTATTTGTTCAATCCGTCGAATCCTCAAAAAGGACTTAACCTAATTAATGACAGAAATTACCAGGATGTCTACAACGACCCAGGAAATTTTCAATCTTCAAAAAATGAATATGGGGAATATGTCTTAGAAATTGATAAAGGAAAGGTTTATTTGTTTGGAAATGGATTCAGTGACAAAGGTCAATTTCCATTTATAGATGAATTAAATTTAACTTCTCTCAAAAAAAACCGACTGTATCAATCTCCATATACTAACAAAATTGAACAGTTAGATAGCCCTATAGATATGAAAAAGGGATTGGTTTTGGTAAGAATTGAGTCTCCCACGGAATATCCAAACTATTTTCTTCGCAACATTAAGAAAAAGGACAACCTAACTCAACTGACAAATTTTGATAACCCATTCAAAGGACTGCAAGGTGTACATAAAGAGGTAATAAAGTACAAAAGGGATGACGGTTTAGACCTAGATGCAACTTTATACTTACCACTAGATTATGAAAAAGGTAAAAAATACCCGATGATAATGTGGGCTTATCCAAGAGAATACAAGGACAAAAGTACTGCATCACAAAACACGTCTAATCCCAACGAATTTATTTATCCATCATATGGTTCCCCTATATATTGGGTGACACGTGGTTATGTAGTTTTGGATGATGCCGCATTTCCGATTGTAGGCGAGGGAAAAGAAGAGCCAAATGATACTTTTAGAAAGCAATTAGTTGCAAATGCAAAAGCAGCTATAGATGCTGTTGACAATTTAGGGTATATAGATAGAAATAGGGTTGCTGTTGGCGGTCATTCCTATGGTGCATTTATGACAGCGAATTTACTTTCACATTCCAATTTATTTGCAGCAGGGATTGCAAGAAGCGGAGCTTACAATAGAACTTTGACCCCATTTGGTTTTCAATCCGAACAGCGATCTTATTGGGATGCTCCAGAAATATACTATAATATGTCTCCCTTTATGCATGCCGATAAAATGAAAACTCCATTGCTGTTAATACATGGTGAAGCTGATAATAATTCAGGCACTTATCCTTTACAAAGCGAACGCTATTTTAATGCCCTGAAGGGCCTTGGGGCACCGGTGCGTTTAGTTATGCTTCCTAAAGAAAGTCATGGATATGCAGCTAAAGAATCAATTTTACATTTATTATGGGAACAGAATCAATGGCTGGAGAAATATGTAAAGAACAAGGAAACTTCCGACGACAACGGAACCAATTAAAATAGAAAACCGCCATTGGCGGTTTTTTTTGTGTCAGTTTGTCACAATTAATTGAATGGTATTTTTTTTGTCATAATCGTAACGAACTAAACGAATACTAATCGGTTTTGCTTTAGCAAAATCAATTCTTAAATAAAATAATTAGACATGACAAAAGGAAGTATTAATGTTTCAGTAGACAACATTTTCCCACTGATCAAAAAATTTCTATACAGCGACCATGAAATTTTTCTTCGGGAATTGATCAGTAATGCAACTGATGCAACTTTAAAATTAAAGCATCTTACTCGTCTTGGAGAGGCTCAAGTTGAATATGGCAATCCAATTATTGAAGTTAAAATCAATAAAAAGAAGAAGACCCTTCATGTTATTGACCAAGGTATTGGAATGACGGCTGAAGAAGTTGAAAAGTACATTAATGAGGTTGCCTTTTCTGGGGCAGAAGAATTTCTTGATAAGTACAAAGATAAATTAGATGGCGCTGGTATTATTGGCCACTTTGGACTTGGATTTTACTCCGCCTTCATGGTAGCTAATAAGGTAGAAATTATCACAAAATCCTATAAAGATGAACCTGCGGTTCATTGGGTTTGTGAAGGATCGCCAGAATTCACATTAGAACCTGCTGACAAAAAAGATAGAGGTACAGAAATCATTCTTCATATTACGGATGACGATAAGGAATTTTTGGAAGATTCTAGGATTCGTGAGCTCTTAAACAAGTATAATAAATTTATGCCGGTTCCTATTAAATTCGGAACCAAGGAAGAAACACTTCCCTTACCAGAAGGAGCAGACAAAGATGCTAAGCCAGAAAAAATTACTGTCGACGATATAATCAACAATCCGGAACCAGCTTGGACAAAGCAGCCAACAGACTTAAAGGATGAAGACTATAAAAATTTCTATAGGGAATTATACCCCATGCAATTTGAAGAGCCTTTGTTCAACATCCATCTTAATGTTGATTACCCATTCAACCTAACAGGTATCCTTTACTTCCCTAAATTAACAAACGACCTAAGCATACAAAAAGACAAAATTCAATTGTATCAAAACCAAGTGTTTGTTACGGATAATGTAGAAGGAATTGTACCTGAGTTTCTAACGCTTTTAAGAGGTGTTATAGATTCTCCTGACATTCCATTAAACGTCTCAAGGAGTTACCTTCAGGCCGACGGTAATGTGAAGAAGATTTCTTCATACATCACCAGAAAAGTAGCAGATAAGTTAAAGTCTCTTTTCAATGATAATCGTGAAGATTTCCAAAATAAATGGGACGACATTAAAATAGTGATTGAATACGGAATGCTTTCAGATGAGAAATTCTTTGAAAAAGCACAAGAATTTGCTCTATATCCAACAGTTGATGGTGAATACTTCACTTTTGAAGAGCTTCAGAATAAAATAAAGGACAGCCAAACCGATAAAGATGACAAATTGGTAATACTTTATGCGTCAGACAAAGAAGCTCAACACAGTTATATTGAGGCAGCCAAGGCCAAAGGGTATGAAGTGTTACTATTAGATTCTCCTATCATATCGCATTTGATGCAAAAACTTGAAATGAATAAGGAAAAAATTTCATTTACAAGGGTAGACTCAGATCATGTGGACAACCTCATCAAAAAGGATGATACTAAAATTTCTAAACTGTCTGATGATGAGAAAAAATCATTGGAAGAATTATTAAAAGAGGTGATCCCTGCTGAAAAATTCTCAGTTCAATTAGAGTCTATGGATTCTGATGCTGCCCCTTTCATTATCACGCAACCAGAGTTTATGCGTAGAATGAAGGAAATGCAGGCCACAGGTGGCGGTATGTTTGGCATGGGAAATATGCCAGATATGTACAATCTAATAGTTAACACAAACTCTGAATTGGTTGGTGAAATTGTTAGTACCAAAACCCGCAAAAAACAAGAACGTTTAATAAACCAGAGTCTTGATTTGGCAAAATTGTCTCAAGGCTTGTTAAAGGGTAAAGATCTTACCGAATTCATTAAACGCAGCTATGAAATGATTAAGTAAAATCGATTTCAATAATAATATGAAGGACCCATCGACATCTCGATGGGTTTTTTGTTTCTTTTCACCTCGAAAATTTATTCAAAAAAGGGTATCTTAAACTTTTTTATAACACCCTTTTATGAACTATTCAAAATACATCCCTCTTTACTTGCTACTTCTTGTAATTGGAATAGGGACCGCTCAAAATTTAGATACAAAAATCGATGCTATTGTTGCTAAAGAATATCCAGCAGACGGACCTGGCATTTCACTTTTAGTGGCCAAAGATGGAAAGCCAATTTATCGTAAGGCATTCGGTATGGCAAATTTAGAATTGCAAGTTCCTCTCAAACCAGAAAATGTGTTTGAACTTGGCTCAATAACCAAACAATTTACGGCTGTTTCTATATTAATGCTGCAGGAGCAAGGCAAACTGAAAATAACAGATGAGATCACCAAATATATTCCTGACTATCCGACCTTAAATAAAACAATTACGATATATCATCTTTTAAACCATACCTCAGGGATTAAAAGCTATACGGATTTGGTGAATTTTCAATCTACCGCTAGACTTGATAAAACCCCTTCCGAAATTATTGATGTCTTTAAAAATGAACCAATGGATTTTGAACCAGGTGAAAAATTTAGATACAACAATTCTGGATACATCCTGTTAGGATACATTATTGAACAAGTTTCTGGGGTCAGTTATGAGGAATTCATAAACAAGAATATTTTCAAACCATTAGGAATGAAACATAGTTATTACGGAAATAACTCCGACATAATTCCTAATAGAGCAGCTGGTTATAAAATGGATTCGGATGGATATGCAAATTCAGATTATTTGAGCATGTCTTTGCCATACGCCGCTGGCTCTCTTATGTCCACCATTGATGATCTTTTGAAATGGCAAAATGCGATAAATAGCAACAAATTAATTTCCAAGGAAAGCCTTGACAGTGCCAT belongs to Aegicerativicinus sediminis and includes:
- a CDS encoding CoA-binding protein, with product MKKKTLVFGASVKPHRYSNFAITRLVSSGHNVVAFGLRKGTVSGVEIDTELIQYSGIDTITMYMNAQRQKQFYDYLIGLKPKRIIFNPGAENPEFFRILDGNGIAFESACTLVLLSTDQY
- a CDS encoding TonB-dependent receptor domain-containing protein; this translates as MNRLILLVVMLMPTFFFANNGEVRTGTIKGKVIDASINQPLPYVNVVIKNNENEIVTGGITTDDGSFEIKKVPEGNLTVNIQYIGYKTIARPVEIGNGHYNIDLGNVILEEDISSLDEVTVVAEVSTIEQKVDRKVINIGKDLTTTGPTASDIMNNLPSVNVDQQTGEISLRGNQNVRVMVDGKISNIPAAQLLKQIPSTSIKQIELITNPSAKYNPDGMSGIINIVLHKNANVGFNGNATVGYTIDIKPKFNGSIDMNYRNGKLNFFGNYGTNFGDRINWGSIDRIEQDITQRINILNNNESHLYKVGLDYYITEKHTLSVFTSQNSYSGGVVGNTRILYNNDPSLNQIQSIDNSNDNNSGQYNLDYKIDFEKEGHNIEFEADYNRFKSDSRTDNLYNAGNLRPDFIEFNDTERNTTTLNLDYVNPLSDKSKLELGLQAILFDTDLIYESDGRNQDENGNYFPSLTSFNYKRDIYSAYATFGNKLEKWTYQIGLRAEQVNVDANALTTNLDDNTTEDSFFENDYFQIYPSAYLTYSPSEKNSYQLSYSRRIDRPGVGQVNPVPEFTTPLITQIGNQALEPQFTNSIELNYTRNMKKGSITAGVFYRAIEDEINFAVLVDRADLNRIILTSENFDNTSSYGFELSSNYRPTKWWSINGSFDLFSQTQKSITERLDPSVPNPTVDDIILEVVEVDNVAWNLRLFNNFKVTNKLSFSAFGFYRGKNQSIQFEMEPMYFVNIGMRYNFLKDNRMTLSINYNDIFNTMESRIVGQRPFRQRAEFNWESQTFYAGLSYRFGGGKFRAKSRKNRDDNTKDGGGGFF
- a CDS encoding 3-oxoacyl-ACP synthase III family protein, translated to MYRSKISGVGHYVPSNVVTNEDLSKMMDTSDEWIQERTGIKERRWIDPGSDDTTASMGVKAAKIAIERSGIDKNDIDFIVFATLSPDMYFPGPGVQVQKDLELKTVGALDVRNQCSGFVYGISVADQFIRTGMYKNILVIGSELHSKGLDKTTRGRGVTVIFGDGAGAVILSREEDESRGILSTHLHSEGEHAEELVLKAPGMGTRWVSDILKDNDPNDESYYPYMNGQFVFKHAVQRFSEVIMEGLEANGLSKNDIDLLIPHQANLRISQFIQRKFGLVDDQVYNNIMYYGNTTAASIPIALSEAWENGAINNGDLVVLAAFGSGFTWGSVIVKW
- a CDS encoding alpha/beta hydrolase family protein, with the translated sequence MKHVFTLLFLLYGFSIFAQDGLEYQKPPKEILNLVDVSLAPNVRIDHKGENMVLLYRDQFKSIDELSETELRLAGLRINPITNIGSRTRYFNNVQVQKVGEQNPIQVSGLPISSRLSNFSWSPNESKMTFLNTEKTGVSLWVMDIATATAKKLTDATINANSRDAVNWLNDNELIVKMLAEDRKDLINTAEAVPAGPTVSVSDGTKAQNRTYQDLLKNPNDEFNFEQLSRSELVLINLSGIVNPFLPADMYRSVNVSPDKNYVMISTIKKPFSYLVPYSRFPYETNIYKSNGTLVAKVNDVPLDEVRPKGFMAERMGKRDMGWRADKPSTIYWTEALDKGDPENKVEYRDAVYQLSFPFTDTPELLFKTPQRFSGIQWGNSETAIVYDMWWDTRNAKTYLFNPSNPQKGLNLINDRNYQDVYNDPGNFQSSKNEYGEYVLEIDKGKVYLFGNGFSDKGQFPFIDELNLTSLKKNRLYQSPYTNKIEQLDSPIDMKKGLVLVRIESPTEYPNYFLRNIKKKDNLTQLTNFDNPFKGLQGVHKEVIKYKRDDGLDLDATLYLPLDYEKGKKYPMIMWAYPREYKDKSTASQNTSNPNEFIYPSYGSPIYWVTRGYVVLDDAAFPIVGEGKEEPNDTFRKQLVANAKAAIDAVDNLGYIDRNRVAVGGHSYGAFMTANLLSHSNLFAAGIARSGAYNRTLTPFGFQSEQRSYWDAPEIYYNMSPFMHADKMKTPLLLIHGEADNNSGTYPLQSERYFNALKGLGAPVRLVMLPKESHGYAAKESILHLLWEQNQWLEKYVKNKETSDDNGTN
- the htpG gene encoding molecular chaperone HtpG, which encodes MTKGSINVSVDNIFPLIKKFLYSDHEIFLRELISNATDATLKLKHLTRLGEAQVEYGNPIIEVKINKKKKTLHVIDQGIGMTAEEVEKYINEVAFSGAEEFLDKYKDKLDGAGIIGHFGLGFYSAFMVANKVEIITKSYKDEPAVHWVCEGSPEFTLEPADKKDRGTEIILHITDDDKEFLEDSRIRELLNKYNKFMPVPIKFGTKEETLPLPEGADKDAKPEKITVDDIINNPEPAWTKQPTDLKDEDYKNFYRELYPMQFEEPLFNIHLNVDYPFNLTGILYFPKLTNDLSIQKDKIQLYQNQVFVTDNVEGIVPEFLTLLRGVIDSPDIPLNVSRSYLQADGNVKKISSYITRKVADKLKSLFNDNREDFQNKWDDIKIVIEYGMLSDEKFFEKAQEFALYPTVDGEYFTFEELQNKIKDSQTDKDDKLVILYASDKEAQHSYIEAAKAKGYEVLLLDSPIISHLMQKLEMNKEKISFTRVDSDHVDNLIKKDDTKISKLSDDEKKSLEELLKEVIPAEKFSVQLESMDSDAAPFIITQPEFMRRMKEMQATGGGMFGMGNMPDMYNLIVNTNSELVGEIVSTKTRKKQERLINQSLDLAKLSQGLLKGKDLTEFIKRSYEMIK
- a CDS encoding serine hydrolase, with the translated sequence MNYSKYIPLYLLLLVIGIGTAQNLDTKIDAIVAKEYPADGPGISLLVAKDGKPIYRKAFGMANLELQVPLKPENVFELGSITKQFTAVSILMLQEQGKLKITDEITKYIPDYPTLNKTITIYHLLNHTSGIKSYTDLVNFQSTARLDKTPSEIIDVFKNEPMDFEPGEKFRYNNSGYILLGYIIEQVSGVSYEEFINKNIFKPLGMKHSYYGNNSDIIPNRAAGYKMDSDGYANSDYLSMSLPYAAGSLMSTIDDLLKWQNAINSNKLISKESLDSAIHGSELNNSEHIPYGFGWGEQDVKGSKGYGHGGGIFGYTTNEIYFPKENIYVVGLTNCNCKSIGATTVKVAALALGKPFPTMADVVKVDINELNKWVGNYRFEDGALRIISLKDGQLISQRQGSNEFKIYPLGNNRFMFEDGSIEYLFSGENGKRKVEMTTQNGKTTGEETEDVEPIQNSKYSEINVPIETLKIYTGEYELAPNFILTITQENDGLFAQATGQPKIQIYPFEEDKFFYKVVDAQLTFNINKDGISESVVLHQNGNNIPGNRKN